The following are from one region of the Pseudorasbora parva isolate DD20220531a chromosome 12, ASM2467924v1, whole genome shotgun sequence genome:
- the anks1ab gene encoding ankyrin repeat and SAM domain-containing protein 1A isoform X3, which yields MEMRREQIEKIMTQIADIEISKEHQPALEDAAGSRVLEQSVGEWLEHVGFPQYESKLVLNGFDDLRYMGSNVMEDEDLHEIGITDPGHRKKILHAAKGFPKVKALGCDGSTSLSSWLETLGLGEYLHNFLSSGYRTLDCVKNLWELEIVNVLKIGLLGHRKRIIASISERPYEEAPSKSNRFSQLKIQDLLSQNTSPLSYMEPYTSRSMDMLLPLGESGRKSRALDQDGSISLRSFGERSRSHDRHADRQSRLNIRPSSHSATYTTVSTWHHHPEKLITESCVYEARYLGSVIIRDLRGIESTQEACARIRKSKDHRKGPVIILNITYRGVKFVDAATKALVAEHEIQNISCAAQDPDDLCTFAYITKDLKSGFHFCHVFTTVEVTQTYEIILTLGQAFEVAYHMALQAQKARRHSSYAAPASESIEPKTSRPSSQSRNSTRRSTGAPVLECRCCYCHTCSAHRPSFLPLPSISPGVQVLSLSLSLSLSSSYSPARLRLFLPCHLFTLLIFLLRFRFSRLSTYFFPPMYIFG from the exons ATGCAGCTGGGAGCCGCGTGCTGGAGCAGTCGGTGGGGGAGTGGCTGGAGCACGTGGGCTTTCCTCAGTACGAGAGCAAACTGGTGCTCAATGGCTTCGATGACCTGCGCTACATG GGGAGTAATGTGATGGAAGATGAGGACCTTCATGAAATTGGCATCACGGACCCAGGACACAGGAAGAAAATCCTTCATGCAGCGAAAGGCTTTCCGAAG GTGAAAGCTCTGGGGTGTGACGGCAGCACCTCTCTGTCCTCATGGCTGGAAACTTTGGGCCTCGGAGAATATCTGCACAATTTCCTGTCTAGCGGCTACCGGACCCTGGACTGCGTGAAGAACCTGTGGGAGCTTGAGATTGTCAAT GTGTTAAAAATTGGCCTTCTTGGTCACAGAAAAAGGATCATAGCCTCGATATCAGAGCGACCATATGAAGAAGCACCTTCAAAATCCAATCGCTTTTCCCAACTCAAG ATTCAGGACCTGTTGTCTCAGAATACGTCACCGCTCAGTTATATGGAGCCGTACACAAGTCGCTCCATGGACATGTTGCTTCCATTGGGAGAATCAGGCAGAAAGAGCAGAGCATTGGATCAGGATGGCAGTATTTCGCTTCGCTCCTTTGGTGAAAGGTCACGCTCACAT GACCGTCATGCAGATCGACAGTCACGTCTAAATATCCGCCCCTCCAGCCACTCGGCCACATACACCACCGTCTCCACCTGGCACCATCACCCTGAGAAACTCATCACCGAGTCCTGCGTTTATGAAGCCAGA TATTTAGGGTCTGTGATCATCCGGGATCTGCGAGGGATTGAATCTACGCAGGAAGCCTGTGCTAGAATAAGG AAATCAAAGGATCACCGGAAAGGTCCCGTCATAATTCTGAATATCACCTACAGAGGAGTCAAGTTTGTTGACGCAGCCACCAAG GCGCTGGTCGCGGAGCATGAGATCCAGAACATCTCGTGCGCGGCTCAGGATCCGGATGACCTCTGCACATTTGCATACATCACGAAAGACCTGAAATCTGGTTTCCATTTCTGCCATGTGTTCACCACAGTAGAAGTG ACACAGACGTATGAGATCATCCTGACGCTGGGACAGGCCTTTGAGGTGGCCTATCACATGGCTCTCCAGGCACAGAAGGCCCGGCGTCACAGTTCATACGCGGCTCCAGCCTCCGAAAGCATCGAGCCCAAGACCAGCAGGCCCAGCTCACAGTCCCGCAACAGCACACGCCGCTCCACC GGTGCACCTGTGCTTGAATGCCGCTGCTGTTACTGTCACACTTGCTCCGCCCACCGCCCCTCCTTCCTCCCGCTGCCCTCTATCAGCCCTGGAGTTcaggttctctctctctctctctctctctctctctcttcctcatATTCTCCCGCACGTCTCAGGCTTTTTCTTCCCTGCCACTTATTCACTTTACTAATTTTCCTGTTACGTTTCCGATTTTCACGGTTATCCACCTATTTTTTCCCCCCCATGTACATCTTTGGTTGA